A single region of the Microcella sp. genome encodes:
- a CDS encoding efflux RND transporter periplasmic adaptor subunit has translation MPILFVIIGVAIAASLTKLAFFPDAQISAEQPFAEIADPVTSVERGSIVNELSLSGTIARDAAYPVRSEVNGTITHVHVSQGQAVYAGQVLVTVKQDFPSRVFEIAAPEAGDLAEFSLVKGQTVSTGGEIASLEPARYHVLSTVEPVQLYRLLDAPSNASVTITGGPAPFDCTGLRTQVSEGGTTSVRCSVPTDQVVFPGLPAMLTIAVGSVDDALLIPTTAVKGGAGSGIVWVDKGDGSEPETREVVLGVSDGSMVEVIDGLSEGELIRQFVPGAAAPVEEFCYEIAPGQEFCETGISW, from the coding sequence ATGCCCATCCTCTTCGTCATCATCGGAGTCGCCATTGCGGCGTCCCTGACCAAACTCGCCTTCTTTCCCGACGCTCAGATCAGCGCCGAGCAACCGTTCGCTGAGATCGCTGATCCGGTCACGTCGGTTGAGCGCGGCTCGATCGTCAATGAGTTGTCCTTGAGCGGCACGATCGCGCGCGATGCTGCATACCCGGTGCGCTCAGAAGTCAACGGAACCATCACGCACGTGCACGTCAGTCAGGGGCAGGCCGTGTACGCGGGGCAAGTGCTCGTCACCGTCAAACAAGACTTTCCGTCGCGCGTGTTTGAAATCGCAGCACCCGAGGCTGGCGACCTTGCCGAGTTTTCGCTCGTGAAGGGGCAGACGGTGTCGACGGGCGGCGAGATCGCGTCGCTCGAACCGGCGCGCTATCACGTGCTCAGCACCGTCGAGCCCGTGCAGCTGTATCGACTGCTCGATGCCCCCTCGAACGCCAGCGTGACGATCACAGGCGGCCCCGCGCCCTTCGACTGCACGGGGCTCCGCACCCAGGTGTCTGAGGGCGGCACGACGAGTGTGCGATGCTCTGTGCCGACCGATCAGGTGGTGTTTCCCGGGCTGCCAGCGATGCTCACGATCGCGGTCGGCAGTGTCGATGACGCGCTGCTCATCCCCACCACCGCAGTGAAAGGCGGCGCAGGCAGCGGCATCGTCTGGGTCGACAAGGGCGACGGCTCTGAGCCCGAGACGCGCGAGGTCGTGCTGGGGGTGAGCGACGGCTCAATGGTGGAGGTCATCGACGGGCTCTCAGAAGGCGAACTCATTCGGCAGTTCGTTCCCGGTGCTGCAGCACCGGTCGAAGAGTTCTGCTACGAGATCGCCCCCGGCCAGGAGTTCTGCGAGACGGGCATCAGCTGGTGA
- a CDS encoding hydrolase: protein MTPKVMDAPPAVFAVDDVWRGTWMGPSLVRRGGSTLHYVGPVDSSVPAAEPLPGVLLPGWCDHHVHLQLLPNDARTSLAQGGLSRVIDLGGEPRELSELPVVDAFGVEVVHAGAFLTAPGGYPSDRAWAPTGSWREIASADDAESAVFEQVALGASRIKIALNAEAGPVWSDALLAEVVADIRAVGLPVVAHVEGAGQAARAIAAGVDVLAHAPFSEVLPHELITQAVAQGQRWVSTLAIHADRAAALENVRAFRAAGGEVLYGSDLGNGEQPLGVNQAELAALAEAGLDETAVLRALVGGFGRGRWKKRVTWMLERPASVLDLASAVSVGVGDLESLSERSRRTPGS from the coding sequence GTGACACCGAAGGTGATGGATGCTCCGCCGGCCGTCTTCGCCGTCGACGACGTCTGGCGCGGCACGTGGATGGGCCCGAGCCTCGTGCGTCGTGGCGGCTCGACGCTGCACTATGTCGGCCCGGTGGACTCGTCGGTGCCAGCCGCCGAGCCATTGCCCGGAGTGCTGCTGCCCGGGTGGTGCGACCACCATGTGCACCTGCAGCTCTTGCCGAACGATGCCCGCACGTCGCTCGCGCAGGGGGGTCTGTCGAGGGTGATCGATCTCGGCGGTGAGCCTCGCGAACTGTCGGAGTTGCCAGTCGTCGATGCCTTCGGCGTCGAGGTCGTGCATGCTGGCGCGTTTCTGACGGCGCCCGGCGGGTACCCGAGCGACCGGGCGTGGGCGCCCACGGGTTCGTGGCGCGAGATCGCCTCGGCCGATGATGCCGAGTCGGCCGTGTTCGAGCAGGTTGCACTGGGCGCATCGCGCATCAAGATCGCCCTCAACGCAGAGGCCGGGCCGGTCTGGAGCGATGCGCTTCTCGCCGAGGTCGTCGCCGACATCCGCGCGGTGGGGCTGCCCGTGGTGGCGCACGTCGAGGGCGCAGGGCAGGCGGCGAGGGCCATCGCGGCCGGCGTCGACGTGCTCGCTCATGCGCCGTTCAGCGAGGTGCTGCCGCACGAGCTCATCACGCAGGCTGTCGCGCAGGGTCAGCGGTGGGTGTCGACGCTCGCCATCCACGCCGATCGCGCGGCAGCGCTCGAGAATGTGCGCGCCTTCCGGGCTGCGGGCGGTGAGGTGCTCTACGGCAGCGACCTCGGCAACGGCGAGCAGCCGCTCGGCGTCAACCAGGCCGAGCTCGCGGCGCTCGCCGAGGCGGGGCTCGATGAGACCGCTGTGCTGCGCGCTCTCGTCGGCGGCTTCGGTCGGGGCCGCTGGAAGAAACGCGTGACCTGGATGCTCGAGCGCCCTGCTTCGGTGCTCGACCTCGCCAGCGCTGTGTCGGTGGGCGTCGGCGATCTCGAGTCGCTCTCTGAGCGGAGCCGGCGCACCCCCGGCTCGTGA
- a CDS encoding GlsB/YeaQ/YmgE family stress response membrane protein, whose protein sequence is MGIIGWIILGLVAGAIAKAILPGRQGGGWLITLVLGVVGALLGGFIGSQIFGVGIDGFFDLSTWLLAIGGSILVLLIYGLVTRGSRAGTTR, encoded by the coding sequence ATGGGCATCATCGGATGGATCATTCTCGGATTGGTTGCCGGAGCGATCGCGAAGGCGATTCTGCCGGGGCGCCAGGGTGGCGGCTGGCTCATCACTCTCGTGCTCGGCGTCGTCGGCGCTCTGCTCGGCGGCTTCATCGGAAGCCAGATCTTCGGCGTGGGCATCGACGGGTTCTTCGACCTGAGCACCTGGCTGCTCGCGATCGGCGGCTCGATTCTCGTGCTGCTGATCTACGGCCTCGTCACGCGCGGATCGCGCGCCGGAACCACTCGCTGA
- a CDS encoding putative RNA methyltransferase: MTTLDAAFAILQCPSCGDPLTLADDGATCTQRHHFDRARQGYLSLRAAHKGKGAPASGDTPEMLEARDRFQSDGFHDEIAAAVLAAVPADARGWLADLGGGTGWYAAQILDARPELHALVLDASAAAVRIAARAHERLAAVSADVWSGIPVRDASVEVALRVFAPGSAAEVRRILAPGGTAVFAVPHADHLRELGHGLKLMKVPAGKADEVAASIPEATLVSSVEVRRRVELTVEQALDAVFMGPNAFHQDRAKVAAVLEGWKAPISVTLAVTVVALQVP; encoded by the coding sequence GTGACCACACTCGACGCGGCCTTCGCCATTCTGCAGTGCCCGAGCTGCGGCGACCCGCTGACTCTGGCCGACGACGGTGCCACGTGCACCCAGCGCCACCACTTCGATCGCGCCCGCCAGGGCTATCTGAGTCTGCGCGCTGCGCACAAGGGCAAGGGGGCTCCGGCCAGCGGTGACACCCCTGAGATGCTCGAGGCGCGCGACCGCTTCCAGTCAGACGGCTTCCACGACGAGATCGCGGCTGCCGTGCTCGCCGCCGTGCCGGCCGACGCGCGCGGTTGGCTCGCCGACCTGGGTGGCGGCACCGGGTGGTATGCCGCCCAGATTCTGGATGCTCGCCCCGAGCTGCACGCCCTCGTACTCGATGCTTCCGCGGCCGCTGTGCGCATTGCCGCCCGCGCGCACGAGCGACTGGCGGCCGTGAGTGCCGACGTGTGGAGCGGTATTCCCGTGCGCGACGCCAGCGTCGAGGTCGCCCTGCGCGTGTTCGCGCCGGGCAGCGCGGCCGAAGTGCGCCGCATTCTCGCGCCGGGCGGCACCGCCGTGTTCGCCGTGCCGCATGCAGACCACCTGCGCGAGCTCGGGCACGGGCTCAAGCTCATGAAGGTGCCGGCTGGCAAGGCAGACGAGGTGGCGGCGAGCATCCCTGAGGCGACTCTGGTGAGTTCGGTCGAGGTGCGACGTCGCGTCGAACTCACGGTCGAGCAGGCGCTCGACGCCGTGTTCATGGGGCCCAACGCTTTTCATCAGGATCGCGCGAAGGTCGCAGCCGTGCTCGAGGGGTGGAAGGCGCCGATCAGTGTGACGCTCGCTGTGACCGTCGTGGCCTTGCAGGTCCCTTAG
- a CDS encoding ATP-dependent DNA ligase, with amino-acid sequence MGTLTYDSTLSADFDDRTLAHLQMVMGAKLRRNEAFYFSWKDDASIGNGRSVIWVHPTIPISFKYFGSRAPSLNRAWIDELMLLANTPAGLYIVPEPTADTAEGEVA; translated from the coding sequence ATGGGAACGCTCACCTACGACTCGACTCTGTCGGCCGACTTCGACGACCGCACGCTCGCTCATCTGCAGATGGTGATGGGCGCCAAGTTGCGACGCAACGAAGCCTTCTACTTCAGCTGGAAAGACGATGCGTCGATCGGCAACGGCCGCAGCGTCATCTGGGTGCACCCGACGATTCCGATCTCGTTCAAGTATTTCGGCAGCCGAGCACCCTCGCTGAATCGCGCGTGGATCGACGAGCTCATGCTGCTGGCGAACACTCCCGCCGGGCTGTACATCGTGCCCGAGCCGACCGCCGATACGGCAGAAGGTGAGGTCGCGTGA
- a CDS encoding ABC transporter ATP-binding protein, with the protein MRSVSKSVLLPDDSRLDILRGVDLDVDAGDHVSIVGRSGSGKTTLLNILGLLDAPSAGEVFVGDQSTASLSAGALDRLRGRQVGFVFQQFNLLAGRTALENVVMPLSYATGAMFWRRRELATAMLERVGLEHRLASTPDQLSGGEQQRVAIARALVRSPRLILADEPTGALDLDTGASIMALLDEVAADSGAALVTITHDLHVAARARRHYRLDAGVLQSADLDRAFAASTLSGGEGLA; encoded by the coding sequence TTGAGAAGCGTCTCGAAGAGCGTGCTGCTGCCCGATGACTCGCGATTGGACATTCTGCGCGGCGTCGACCTCGACGTCGATGCCGGCGACCACGTGTCGATCGTCGGCCGCAGCGGCTCGGGCAAGACCACACTCTTGAACATTCTCGGTCTGCTCGATGCTCCCAGTGCTGGCGAGGTGTTCGTCGGCGATCAGTCGACGGCCTCGCTCAGTGCGGGTGCGCTCGATCGCCTGCGCGGCCGGCAGGTCGGCTTCGTGTTCCAGCAGTTCAATCTGCTCGCGGGGCGCACTGCGCTCGAGAACGTCGTCATGCCGCTCAGCTACGCCACGGGTGCGATGTTCTGGCGCCGGCGAGAGCTCGCGACGGCGATGCTCGAGCGGGTGGGCCTCGAGCACCGTCTGGCGTCGACCCCCGATCAGCTCTCTGGTGGCGAGCAGCAGCGCGTGGCGATCGCCCGCGCCCTCGTGCGCAGCCCTCGACTGATTCTGGCCGACGAGCCCACCGGTGCGCTCGACCTCGACACGGGGGCGAGCATCATGGCCCTGCTCGACGAGGTCGCCGCCGACTCTGGCGCCGCACTCGTCACCATCACCCACGACCTGCACGTGGCCGCCCGAGCACGGCGGCACTATCGCCTCGACGCAGGGGTGCTGCAGTCGGCCGACCTCGACCGAGCGTTCGCCGCGAGCACGCTCTCCGGTGGGGAGGGTCTGGCATGA
- a CDS encoding ribonuclease E inhibitor RraB — protein sequence MQTHLTCNVEQYSQRIKMRDNVDAPREVEHFANFSAIKDARAAAAALEQLGYSVTVARRMVFRATLRATQQATVDVETADRMVEEVFGVVAGHHGDYDGWGAPLVQG from the coding sequence ATGCAGACGCACTTGACGTGCAACGTCGAGCAGTACTCGCAACGCATCAAGATGCGTGACAACGTCGACGCACCCCGCGAGGTCGAGCACTTCGCGAATTTCTCCGCCATCAAGGATGCTCGCGCCGCGGCAGCCGCCCTCGAGCAGCTCGGCTACAGCGTGACGGTCGCGCGGCGAATGGTGTTTCGCGCGACGCTGCGGGCCACGCAGCAGGCGACGGTCGATGTCGAGACGGCCGACCGCATGGTCGAAGAGGTCTTCGGCGTCGTCGCTGGGCACCACGGCGACTACGACGGCTGGGGCGCTCCCCTCGTGCAGGGCTAG
- a CDS encoding Glu/Leu/Phe/Val dehydrogenase dimerization domain-containing protein: MLNTIASNTTAPTLLPDFDHERVTTVTGSRSGLRITAALHSSALGPALGGCRLWTYDHWLDGVADAMRLSRAMTMKNALADVGAGGGKAVIALAAGDELDAARRRDALLDLGDLVESFGGAYITTEDVGVTERDMAIVRERTQHVVGLPADDGGSGEPAAGTALGVFVSIERVLHAVFGSASIEGRTFVVSGLGQVGARLARLLAGAGATLFVTDINPTALAIADELGATWISPDSAVTTEADVFVPAGLGGILTAPVIEQLPVRAVCGPANNPLAERTGADALAARGILYAPDYVVNAGGVIHLALTERGESAADVEARLRSIGDTLADVLASADARGITPLDAADAIALERVAAAR, translated from the coding sequence ATGTTGAACACCATTGCGTCGAACACCACCGCGCCCACTCTGCTGCCCGACTTCGATCACGAACGGGTCACCACCGTCACCGGCTCGCGATCGGGCTTGCGCATCACCGCCGCCCTGCACTCCAGCGCCCTCGGCCCGGCCCTCGGCGGCTGCCGGCTCTGGACCTATGACCACTGGCTCGACGGTGTCGCCGACGCGATGCGACTCTCCCGTGCGATGACCATGAAGAACGCGCTCGCCGACGTCGGAGCGGGCGGCGGCAAAGCCGTCATCGCGCTCGCGGCGGGCGATGAACTCGATGCCGCGCGCCGACGCGACGCCCTGCTCGACCTCGGCGACCTCGTCGAGTCGTTCGGCGGCGCCTACATCACGACCGAAGACGTCGGAGTCACCGAGCGCGACATGGCCATCGTTCGAGAGCGCACCCAGCATGTCGTCGGGCTGCCCGCCGACGATGGCGGGTCGGGCGAGCCCGCCGCCGGCACCGCGCTCGGCGTGTTCGTCTCGATCGAGCGCGTGCTGCACGCGGTGTTCGGCTCGGCGTCGATCGAGGGCCGCACCTTCGTCGTCTCAGGGCTCGGGCAGGTGGGCGCGCGACTCGCCCGGCTGCTCGCAGGCGCGGGCGCCACTCTGTTCGTCACCGACATCAACCCCACCGCGCTCGCCATCGCCGACGAGCTCGGCGCCACCTGGATCAGCCCAGACTCCGCCGTCACGACCGAAGCCGACGTGTTCGTTCCCGCCGGCCTCGGCGGCATACTCACCGCACCCGTGATCGAGCAGCTGCCGGTGCGTGCCGTGTGCGGCCCGGCGAACAATCCCCTGGCCGAGCGAACGGGAGCCGACGCCCTCGCCGCGCGGGGCATCCTGTACGCCCCCGACTACGTCGTCAACGCGGGCGGAGTCATCCACCTCGCGCTCACCGAACGGGGCGAGAGCGCGGCAGACGTCGAAGCCCGGCTGCGCAGCATCGGCGACACCCTCGCCGACGTGCTCGCCAGCGCCGACGCTCGGGGCATCACGCCCCTCGACGCCGCCGACGCCATCGCGCTCGAGCGCGTGGCGGCCGCGCGCTGA
- a CDS encoding amidase — protein MSRIALVETSIPQLATALAAGKVTAVDLVQGYLDRIAAYDREPSADGARPALNAVIVDNPAALDEARASDARRASGASLGPLDGIPYIAKDSYMVRGLTVASGSPAFADLIAQHDAFTVERLRAAGAICLGLTNMPPMANGGMQRGLYGRAESPYNPAYLTAPFGSGSSNGSGSGLAASFAAFALAEETWSSGRGPASNNGLCCYTPSWGVISVRGNWPLVPTMDVVVPYTRTMAELLLVLDAVVAGDATARGDFWRVQPWVSIPPASQLRPESYPALADPAALRGARLGVPRLYIGDTANDDPIETRPSVIAQWQKARADLEAAGASVVEVDLPVVRDYESRGRMDDRSLVARGFVPPGYAERELYELSMWGWSEFLRSNADPALHELADVQPDLIFPTPPGSLPGRYDDHLSRFAPEDVPLEEYVHRARAHGVPELDEIDDLPEGVLGLDRARRELFDEWLEREGLDAIVFPAVADIGPADADVNPASAELAWRNGTWVANGNLVWRHLGIPTVQVPMGLLDDIGMPIGLTFAGRGWDDARLLAFGAAFEASARRAGSALGSTRVAPALTPELPVEG, from the coding sequence ATGAGTCGCATCGCGCTCGTCGAGACGAGCATCCCGCAGTTGGCGACGGCGCTCGCCGCCGGAAAGGTGACAGCTGTCGACCTCGTGCAGGGCTACCTCGACCGCATCGCGGCCTACGACCGCGAGCCGTCGGCCGATGGCGCCCGCCCCGCCCTCAACGCCGTGATCGTCGACAACCCCGCCGCGCTCGACGAGGCGCGGGCGAGCGACGCACGGCGAGCATCCGGCGCTTCTCTCGGCCCGCTCGACGGCATTCCCTACATCGCGAAAGACAGCTACATGGTGCGCGGCCTCACCGTGGCAAGCGGGTCGCCCGCCTTCGCCGACCTCATCGCGCAGCACGACGCCTTCACCGTCGAGCGTTTGCGCGCCGCCGGCGCGATCTGCCTCGGGCTCACGAACATGCCGCCCATGGCCAACGGCGGCATGCAGCGCGGGCTCTACGGCCGCGCCGAGAGCCCCTACAACCCTGCCTACCTGACGGCACCCTTCGGCTCGGGTTCGTCGAACGGTTCGGGTTCGGGGCTTGCCGCGAGCTTCGCGGCGTTCGCGCTCGCCGAAGAGACGTGGTCGAGTGGCCGAGGCCCGGCGAGCAACAACGGCCTGTGCTGCTACACCCCGAGCTGGGGAGTCATCTCGGTGCGCGGCAACTGGCCACTTGTGCCGACGATGGACGTCGTTGTTCCGTACACGCGCACGATGGCCGAGCTGCTGCTGGTGCTCGACGCAGTGGTGGCCGGCGATGCCACGGCGCGCGGAGACTTCTGGCGCGTGCAGCCGTGGGTGAGCATCCCGCCCGCATCGCAACTGCGCCCCGAGTCATACCCCGCCCTCGCCGACCCGGCCGCACTGCGCGGTGCGCGCCTCGGGGTGCCGCGCCTCTATATCGGCGACACCGCGAACGACGACCCGATCGAGACTCGGCCGTCGGTGATTGCGCAGTGGCAGAAGGCGCGCGCTGATCTCGAGGCGGCGGGCGCGTCAGTAGTCGAGGTCGACCTACCGGTCGTGCGCGACTACGAATCGCGGGGGCGAATGGATGACCGGTCTCTCGTCGCCCGCGGCTTCGTGCCCCCCGGCTATGCCGAGCGTGAGCTCTACGAGCTGAGCATGTGGGGGTGGAGCGAGTTCTTGCGCTCCAACGCCGACCCCGCACTGCATGAGCTCGCCGATGTTCAGCCTGACCTGATCTTTCCGACGCCGCCCGGGTCACTGCCGGGTCGCTACGACGACCACCTCAGCCGGTTCGCGCCCGAAGATGTGCCGCTCGAAGAGTATGTGCACCGCGCTCGCGCACACGGTGTGCCCGAGCTCGACGAGATCGACGATCTGCCCGAGGGGGTGCTCGGCCTCGACCGTGCCCGTCGAGAACTCTTCGACGAGTGGCTTGAGCGCGAAGGCCTTGACGCGATCGTGTTTCCGGCGGTCGCCGACATCGGCCCCGCCGACGCCGACGTGAACCCCGCGAGCGCAGAACTCGCCTGGCGCAACGGCACGTGGGTGGCGAACGGCAACCTCGTGTGGCGGCACCTCGGCATTCCCACGGTGCAAGTGCCGATGGGCTTGCTCGATGACATCGGCATGCCGATCGGCCTCACGTTTGCGGGTCGCGGCTGGGACGACGCCCGACTGCTCGCCTTCGGCGCGGCCTTCGAGGCGTCTGCGCGGCGTGCGGGCTCGGCGCTCGGTAGCACGCGGGTGGCCCCGGCGCTCACGCCCGAACTGCCGGTCGAGGGCTAA
- a CDS encoding DMT family transporter → MAVVFTLINALFVSMSNVIGGVASRRLPVAIVVSVAGLSSIVLAVVYAAFMPGTPSSVGFAIGLVAGVFGGAGLPIAYRAFAIGPAGIAGAIIAVVTTAMITLAGLVAGDPMTPLRAIGLALCIVAILLVTYRRPVDGHRVSARGPVLAMIAALLFSGFVITINAAPEPDGMWPLVGARIGVTVVAVLFLGWTLYRRGRAITASLRARRSLVLIPIAAGALDITGNLFLVLALQAGDLVLLAILAPAAPIFTAIIGRVFLRELMTRWQIVGLVVASGALVLASL, encoded by the coding sequence ATGGCTGTCGTCTTCACCCTCATCAACGCACTGTTCGTCTCGATGAGCAACGTGATCGGGGGCGTCGCCTCGCGTCGACTGCCAGTGGCCATCGTCGTCTCGGTCGCGGGGCTGTCGTCGATCGTGCTCGCTGTGGTCTATGCCGCGTTCATGCCGGGCACACCGAGCTCTGTCGGGTTTGCGATCGGACTCGTCGCCGGTGTTTTCGGCGGCGCGGGCCTCCCGATCGCCTACCGCGCCTTCGCCATCGGGCCCGCGGGGATCGCGGGCGCCATCATCGCGGTCGTCACGACGGCGATGATCACTCTCGCAGGGCTTGTGGCGGGCGACCCCATGACGCCGCTGCGCGCGATCGGTCTCGCGCTGTGCATCGTCGCGATCTTGCTCGTCACGTACCGACGCCCCGTCGACGGGCACCGAGTCAGCGCGCGCGGCCCCGTGCTGGCGATGATCGCTGCGCTGCTCTTCTCGGGTTTCGTCATCACCATCAACGCCGCGCCGGAGCCAGATGGCATGTGGCCGCTCGTCGGCGCGCGCATCGGCGTCACCGTCGTGGCCGTGCTCTTTCTCGGCTGGACGCTCTACCGGCGCGGGCGCGCGATCACAGCCTCGCTGCGCGCTCGACGGTCACTCGTACTGATCCCCATCGCCGCCGGAGCCCTCGACATCACGGGCAACCTGTTCCTCGTTCTCGCGCTACAGGCGGGCGACCTCGTGCTGCTCGCGATATTGGCGCCCGCCGCCCCGATCTTCACGGCGATCATCGGCCGCGTGTTCTTGCGCGAGCTCATGACCCGTTGGCAGATTGTCGGCCTCGTCGTCGCTTCGGGCGCGCTCGTGCTCGCGTCGCTCTGA
- a CDS encoding tryptophan 2,3-dioxygenase family protein, whose protein sequence is MTDNENTREIDEGIVTDFSTRMSYGSYLALDELLQLQRPISEPEHHDEMLFIIQHQTSELWMKLLLHEARAARQCLIDDDLGGALKRIARIKHIQEALIQQWSVLATLTPTEYAEFRGFLANSSGFQSHQYRAIEFILGNKNAGMLSVFESDPAAHAVLDGLLHEPSLYDEFLRHLARQGIPIPASVLERDVTKAHVFTPELVPVFVSIYEGAHGPDEANWRVYEACEELVDLEDNFQLWRFRHLRTVRRTIGFKRGTGGSAGVDFLQRALDLTFFPELYAVRTEIGQQ, encoded by the coding sequence GTGACCGACAACGAGAACACCCGCGAGATCGACGAGGGAATCGTCACCGATTTCTCGACGCGCATGAGCTACGGCTCATACCTGGCACTCGACGAGCTGCTGCAACTGCAGCGCCCCATCAGCGAGCCCGAGCACCACGACGAGATGCTGTTCATCATCCAGCATCAGACGAGCGAACTCTGGATGAAGCTGCTGCTGCACGAGGCTCGCGCGGCCCGTCAGTGCCTCATTGATGACGACCTCGGCGGTGCGCTGAAGCGCATCGCGCGCATCAAGCACATTCAAGAGGCGCTCATTCAGCAGTGGAGCGTGCTCGCGACACTCACACCCACCGAATACGCCGAGTTCCGCGGTTTTCTCGCCAACTCGTCGGGCTTTCAGTCGCACCAGTACCGCGCTATCGAGTTCATTCTGGGCAACAAGAACGCCGGCATGCTCAGTGTCTTCGAGAGCGACCCGGCGGCACACGCTGTGCTCGACGGGCTACTGCACGAGCCGAGCCTGTACGACGAGTTCTTGCGGCACCTGGCGCGGCAGGGCATCCCGATCCCCGCGAGCGTGCTCGAGCGCGACGTGACGAAGGCGCACGTCTTCACGCCCGAGCTCGTGCCTGTGTTCGTGTCGATCTACGAGGGGGCGCACGGCCCCGACGAGGCGAACTGGCGCGTCTACGAGGCCTGCGAAGAGCTGGTCGACCTCGAAGACAACTTTCAGCTCTGGCGCTTTCGCCACTTGCGCACGGTGCGCCGCACCATCGGGTTCAAGCGCGGCACGGGAGGCTCGGCGGGCGTCGACTTCTTGCAACGAGCGCTCGACCTCACCTTTTTTCCTGAGCTGTACGCGGTGCGCACCGAGATCGGTCAGCAGTGA
- a CDS encoding SRPBCC family protein, protein MATVTSQIDIDMPISTVYNQWTQFESFPQFMGGVDSVIQVTDTLTAWKVSIAGVSREFEAEIVEQSPDERVAWKSTAGEEHSGVVTFHRLDADRTRIALQLTWEPQGVVETVGALLQVDDIQIDRDLHRFKELIEQNGFETGAWRGEVDREPDATGR, encoded by the coding sequence ATGGCTACCGTCACGTCACAGATCGACATCGACATGCCCATCTCGACCGTCTACAACCAGTGGACGCAGTTCGAGAGCTTTCCGCAGTTCATGGGGGGCGTCGACTCGGTGATCCAAGTCACCGACACCCTCACGGCGTGGAAGGTCTCGATCGCGGGGGTGTCGCGCGAGTTCGAGGCCGAGATCGTCGAGCAGTCGCCCGACGAGCGCGTCGCCTGGAAGTCGACCGCCGGTGAAGAGCACAGCGGCGTTGTCACCTTTCACCGCCTCGACGCAGATCGCACCCGCATCGCCCTGCAATTGACGTGGGAGCCGCAAGGAGTCGTCGAAACGGTGGGCGCCCTGCTGCAGGTCGACGACATTCAGATCGACCGCGACCTGCACCGATTCAAAGAACTCATCGAGCAGAACGGCTTCGAGACCGGAGCCTGGCGCGGAGAAGTCGACCGCGAGCCAGACGCCACCGGCCGCTGA
- a CDS encoding agmatine/peptidylarginine deiminase produces the protein MTWRMPAETAPHDRIWMAFPREGEVMGDSSAAREATYAAWTNVAHAILPFEPVTMVVDPSELARARQLLSAEIEIVEAPLDDFWMRDIGPTFVIDDETGELGGIDWVFNAWGDQGGEFARDALIAEFVLDQAGVTRVPSLLVNEGGAIHVDGEGTVMVTETVQLDPGRNRYATKERVEAELARTLGTSRTIWLPRGLTRDYEPLGTRGHVDMIATFASPGVVLVHEQPDASHPDHAVMREVRAVLEQSTDAAGRSLQLVDLPAPSQLTDDEGFVDWNYVNHLTVNGGVIACGYDDEVADARARELLGAAYPGREVVTVDAREILARGGGIHCITQQQPRVGSAA, from the coding sequence ATGACCTGGCGCATGCCCGCAGAGACCGCCCCGCACGATCGCATCTGGATGGCCTTCCCTCGAGAGGGCGAAGTCATGGGCGACAGTTCGGCCGCTCGCGAGGCGACCTACGCGGCTTGGACGAACGTTGCTCATGCGATTCTGCCGTTCGAGCCCGTGACGATGGTCGTCGACCCGAGCGAGCTCGCCCGAGCACGGCAGTTGCTGAGTGCCGAGATCGAGATCGTCGAGGCACCGCTCGACGACTTCTGGATGCGCGACATCGGCCCCACGTTCGTCATCGACGACGAGACGGGCGAGCTCGGTGGCATCGACTGGGTGTTCAACGCCTGGGGTGACCAGGGCGGAGAGTTCGCGCGCGACGCTCTCATCGCCGAGTTCGTGCTCGACCAGGCGGGGGTGACTCGGGTGCCAAGCTTGCTGGTGAACGAGGGCGGAGCGATTCACGTCGACGGCGAAGGCACCGTCATGGTCACCGAGACGGTGCAACTCGACCCGGGTCGCAACCGCTACGCCACGAAAGAGCGGGTCGAGGCCGAACTCGCTCGCACCCTGGGCACCTCGCGAACCATCTGGCTGCCGCGCGGGCTCACGCGCGACTACGAGCCGCTCGGCACGCGCGGGCACGTCGATATGATCGCCACCTTCGCCTCGCCGGGAGTCGTGCTCGTGCACGAGCAGCCAGACGCCTCGCACCCCGACCATGCGGTCATGCGCGAAGTGCGTGCGGTGCTCGAGCAGTCGACGGATGCCGCGGGCCGAAGCCTGCAACTCGTCGACCTGCCGGCCCCGAGTCAGCTCACCGACGACGAAGGATTCGTCGACTGGAACTACGTCAATCACCTCACCGTGAACGGTGGCGTCATCGCGTGCGGCTACGACGATGAGGTGGCGGATGCTCGTGCCCGCGAACTGCTGGGCGCGGCGTACCCCGGGCGCGAGGTGGTCACGGTCGACGCCCGCGAGATTCTCGCGCGGGGCGGCGGCATCCACTGCATCACGCAGCAGCAGCCGCGCGTCGGCAGCGCCGCATGA